The following proteins are encoded in a genomic region of Diadema setosum chromosome 10, eeDiaSeto1, whole genome shotgun sequence:
- the LOC140234481 gene encoding uncharacterized protein has protein sequence MEPVNNTLTDKIARAPPDNPMYAGGIAVLVAFVLFMYWGSLNEKEEKDESAAKPKTKIPNWFQDSPKRHRRKKRKKKKRKGVYSVSDAMKSSLACEAGAEDCEMCRLTKFEVQDERTKSFLQGALLSSKSTQTARSPHGTRSVGNVRTADTPRLIGLQRQRSHSSPDITVLTSFPACTCPIQNGSIGVSSPATPTRTAWAKDSSTTTPCSKGNCEKDSRCEDFVVYETEVVKGRRQMEDACVHLETNPGVTIAVTIATETVV, from the exons CGCCACCAGACAACCCAATGTACGCAGGTGGGATAGCAGTTCTTGTGGCCTTCGTTCTATTCATGTACTGGGGTTCACTCAACGAGAAAGA GGAAAAAGATGAAAGCGCTGCCAAACCAAAGACGAAAATTCCTAACTGGTTCCAGGATTCACCAAAGCGGCACCGTCGGAAGAaacggaaaaagaaaaagcgtAAGGGAGTGTACTCGGTGAGCGATGCCATGAAATCATCCTTAGCCTGCGAAGCAGGCGCAGAAGACTGCGAAATGTGTCGCCTGACAAAATTTGAAGTGCAGGACGAACGGACCAAGTCCTTCCTACAGGGGGCGCTCTTATCGAGTAAGAGTACGCAGACGGCAAGATCGCCGCACGGTACGCGCTCTGTAGGGAACGTACGGACTGCGGATACCCCGCGACTAATCGGACTACAGAGACAGCGATCGCACTCTTCGCCTGACATTACCGTGTTGACTAGCTTTCCCGCCTGCACTTGCCCGATCCAAAATGGCAGTATCGGAGTCTCCAGCCCTGCGACGCCAACACGCACAGCATGGGCCAAAGACAGCTCTACAACTACACCGTGCAGCAAGGGGAACTGTGAAAAGGATTCCAGATGCGAGGATTTTGTAGTCTACGAAACAGAAGTTGTGAAGGGTCGGCGGCAGATGGAAGACGCCTGCGTGCATCTGGAGACTAACCCGGGAGTAACTATCGCTGTAACCATCGCTACAGAAACCGTCGTGTGA